The Planococcus halocryophilus nucleotide sequence AGTTGATCGAAGAAGCTGTAGCAGAACGGGAAGTAATCCAATTTCCGCGTCCTAAAGTTAACCAATTTGAAGATCTTTTATAATGTTTTAGCCTCCTTTAAGGGGGCTTTTTTTGTTGCTTTAAATAAGAAGGTTTATAGATGAGTAAAGCCAGATAGATAAAAATATTGTTTCGCTATAATTTATTGCTTAGTAGTCGAATTATATGAAATTGTATGAATACTTAAATTTCTATTGTATAATAATATATGGACAAGCACTTACATCAAGAGCGGGAGGAATTATTTTGAAAAGACAAGATTTGTTAGCGCCAGAATTCTATAATTTAGTTGAAGAAATTGAGCGATATGCAACAGGGGAAGACAAGCTTGCAATCCTCTGGGAAAACGATAAGGGTGAAAAATATCAACTTACATATGATGAATTAATGAAGCGAGCGAATCGTGCAGCGAATAGCTTTGAAAAAGCAGGACTAGTTAAAGGGGATGTGGTGCTTGTGATGGTACCACGCCTTATTGAAGCATATGTAGCCTACTTAGGAGCGCTAAAAGCGGGGTTAGCCGTTATTCCTAGTTCTGAGATGCTGCGTGCTAAAGATATTGCATATCGATTAAATCACAGTGATGCGAAAGCGGTTATTGCATATGAGCCATTCATGGATCAATTTGAAGGCGTAAAAGAAATGGACAATGTAGTGAAGTTTGTTATCGGTAATTCAGATCAATCGTGGATTTCATTACTAGATGAAATGGCAATCGCTGCTGAAGTGTACAAAGCAGCACCGACCAAAAAAGATGATATGGCGTTTTTGTCCTATACATCAGGAACTACTGGAAATCCAAAAGGCGCGGTCCATAGTCATGGCTGGGCATACGCACATCTTCGTACGTCAGCAGAACACTGGCTAGGAGCGAAAGAAGGCGACGTCGTTTGGGCAACGGCAAGTCCAGGTTGGCAAAAATGGATTTGGAGTCCGTTCTTAGCAACGTTGGGTAGTGGAGCTACTGGTTTTGTTTATAATGGAAAATTTGATCCTGCAGTGTATTTGGATCTTTTGGAAACACGTAAAATCAACGTGCTTTGCTGCACACCGACAGAATATCGGTTAATGGCCAAGCAAAAAGATTTAGCGAAATATGATTTGTCCGCATTGCATAGCGCTGTATCGGCAGGAGAACCACTAAATGCTGAAGTAATCAATGTCTTTAAAGAGCATTTTTCGTTGGAAGTACGAGATGGCTATGGCCAAACTGAGAATACCTTACTCGTTGGTGTTATGAAAGGCATGGAATCTCGTCTGGGCTCAATGGGCAAACCCACACCGGGAAACCGTGTAGAAATTATCGATGACTCAGGTAAACCATGCACTGTTGGCGAAGTTGGAGATATTGCAGTTCATGTAGAAACACCTGCATTGTTTAAAGAATATTTTAAAGACCCTGAACGCACTAGTATGCAGTTCCGCGGAGATTATTACGTTACTGGCGATAAAGCGTCTAAAGATGAGGATGGTTATTTCTGGTTTGAAGGTCGCGGAGACGATATCATCATTTCTTCCGGTTATACAATCGGGCCGTTTGAAGTCGAAGATGCGTTAGTCAAGCATCCAGCTGTTCAGGAATGTGCAGTTATCGGGGCACCAGATGAAGTACGTGGCACAATCGTTAAAGCTTTTGTTGTTTTAGTAGAAGATCAAGTTGCATCAGACGACCTAATAAAAGACTTACAAAATCATGTGAAAAAACTAACGGCTCCGTATAAATATCCGCGGGCCATTGATTTCCGAACAGAATTGCCAAAAACAGCATCAGGAAAAATTCGACGTGTAGAATTGCGTCAGCAAGAAAGTGTGAAAAATTAAACGCAGCGTAAAAAAGAAACACCTCTCTTTAAAAAGAGAGGTGTTTCTTTTTTACGCTGTTTTTTTACCGCTGAATATTAATGCACCTACATTTACTTTCTGCCTGTTAGCAGCCTATAATGAGACTATTATTTCGAAATACAAAATATAATAAGAATGGTGCGCGATGCAGAGTGATAGATTCTAAAAAAGGTGTTTTGGTCATTATTTTAACTTACACATTATGGGGGTTCATGCCGATCTTTTGGAAACAGCTTGCCGACGTCCCGGCAGACGAAGTGTTAGCAGCAAGGATTATTTGGTCTTTTATATTGACTCTTGGATTTATTGTTTTAATTAATGGAGGTCGTCAATTATGGCTTGATTTGAAAAGTTTGTGGGCATCGAAGAAGAAATTTTTCTTATTAATGTTAGCGTCTTTTTTAATCTCCGCCAATTGGTTTTTCTATGTTTATGCAGTTTCACATGATCGGATCGTCGAAACTAGCCTTGGCTATTACATCAATCCATTGATTTCGATGTTATTGGGTGCCATCTTTTTAAAAGAAAAATTATCACCAGCGATAAAAGTTGCATTCTTGCTAGCTGCAACAGGCGTTTTGATTTTAACTTTCTCTTTCGGCTCTTTGCCTTGGCTAGCACTTGGTATGGCGTTTAGCTTTGCTTTTTATGGGTTGATCAAAAAAACAATTCGACTCGATGCACTTCGTGGATTAGCCATTGAGACTTTATTTGTTTTCCCATTTGCAATTGCTTATTATATATATTTGTTTTCTATAGATCGAGTCTCATTTTTACAATTGGGCTTGCCGACAGATAGTTTATTGTTAGCTAGTGGATTGATTACAGCATTTCCACTATTGTTGTTTGCCATTGGAGCGCCGTTAATCCCGATGTATATGATTGGGTTCCTTCAATATATTGCTCCATCATTGATGCTATTAATTGGTGTGTTTATTTACGGAGAAGCTTTTGATGTGGTCAAAATCATTTCGTTTTCGTTAATATGGAGTGCGTTAATTTTGTTTACGTCCTCAAAATTTTTAGAAGCTAGAGGAATTCGACGAGCAAACCGGAAAGTTTCAGTTTAAATTTTAATGAAACATTTTCAGATGTTTCACGTATAGTATGTAGTAGAAACTATGGAGGGAATGGTAAAAATGAATACGAAACGTTGGATTGCTTTAGTAGTGGCTGCTGCCGTATTAGGAATTTCGCTAGTCATCAACTCAGCCTTCGCATTTCTTCAAGGCGGATTTAGTGAAAGTGTCGATGAACTAATGGGAAGCACACAAACAAGTTTGTCGGAAACAGTAATGGAAGATGGCGATTTTAATAATCGCGTTGCTGTTTTAAATGTAGACGGTGTTATTCAAGACACGGGAGATGCAGCTTCGTTCTTTGGAACAACTGGCTATAACCACTCGTTCTTTATGGAACAATTAGAAAATATTAAAGAAGATACTTCGGTTAAAGCTGTTGTACTTGCGGTAAATTCTCCAGGAGGCGGAGTTGTCGAGTCTGCTGAAATTTACGACAAAATCACAGAAATTCAAGAAGAAACCGGAAAACCATTCTACGTTTCGATGGGTGCAATTGCTGCTTCTGGGGGCTATTATATTGCAGCACCGGCAGAAAAGATTTTTGTGAATGAAGAAACATTAACAGGTTCGATTGGTGTCATTATGCAAAGCGTCAATTATGGTGAACTCGCAGAACGCTATGGTGTGGACTTTGTGACGATCAAATCAGGTCCATACAAAGATATTATGAGCCCAACGCGTGATATGACAGAAGATGAACGTGCATTGCTTCAAGAAATGCTTGATGATTCGTATGAATCTTTTGTAGATGTCATTGAAGAAGGTCGAAGTATGACGGAAGAAGAAGTAAAAGCTGTAGCAGATGGTCGGATTATGAATGGTCGCCAAGCAGTAGAAGTGAATTTAGCAGATGATTTTGGTTTTGAAGAAGACGTCATCGAACAAATAAAAACAGATTTTGATTTAGGGAACGCAGAAGTATTCCAATATGGAAACGACCAAGGCTGGGGTTCATTGCTCTCGATGAAAGTTAATTCTTTCTTTGGTAACGATCTTGAGACGCAAATGATTTCAAAATTACTTACTGAATATAGTTCTCCGCGTATGATGTATTTATACGGTGACAAATAAGGAGGGACCATCATGACAGACCATGAAACAGAGAAATCAGCAGAAATGCAAGGTGCGAAGGAGTTTTCTAAAACACCGAGTTATCAAGAAGTTCTTTTTTACGAACGGAAACCGGCTGGATTTTGGGTGCGTTTTTGGGCTTATTTAATTGATTTGCTTGTTGTTGCGGCCCTTACCTCAATTTTAGTTAAACCGGTATTTGCATTATCTGGGTTGGAAACAACTAATATGCCTTGGTATGGACCGTTTGCAGTTGTATCCGCTGTAATTTTCTATGGCTATTTTGTTTTAATGACTAAGTTTTTCGGACAAACGGTTGGCAAGATGATTATGGGTATTCGTGTTGTGTCGTTGAAATCTGATAACCTATCGATTATGACGCTTTTGTTTCGAGAGTGGATTGGCCGCTTTATTTCGGTGACGATATTACCGCTTTACTGGATCGTCGGTTTTACACCATTAAAACAAGGCGTCCACGACTATATTGCAGATACGACAGTCGTTCATGAAGAGTCTTTTAGAAAAAACAAAATGTTAAAGAAGAATCAGACAGAGGGGTCTGAGTTGCAAGAGACTAGGGCATTTTAGTATGATGAAGATATTATGAAAAGGGAGGCGTATTGATTGGCACAAATTACATTCAAGAATAATCCTGTTACTTTACCGAACACAGAAGTAAAAGTAGGAGATCAAGCACCTGAATTTACGGTTTTATCAAACGGCTTGGAGCCAGTTACATTAAAAGATACATCTGGTAAAGTTCGTTTAGTTAGTGTAGTTCCATCACTAGATACAGGAGTATGTTCAGACCAAACAAAACGTTTCAGCGAAGAAGCTACTTCTTTAGGAGACAATGTAGAAGTATTGACTATCTCAGCTGATTTACCATTTGCACAAAAACGTTGGACAGACATTAACAAAGTGGATGCCATCACGACTTTGTCAGATCATCGCGATTTGTCATTCGGTGAAGCTTACGGATTGACGATGCAAGAGCTTCGATTGTTGGCTCGTTCAGTTTTCGTACTTGATGAAAATGACAAAGTTACATACGCAGAGTATGTTTCTGAAGGAACAGATCATCCTGATTACGAGAAAGCATTAAATGCAGTTAAAGAATTAACAAAATAATACAAGAAACCCACTCGAGAGAGTGGGTTTCCTTATTGAGGACGGCGAAATATGAATTCAGCAATGGAAAAAACTTTTAATTTTATCGATAATCACACAACAGAAATCCAAAAAGAACAAGACAATGCGTATTTGGAGAGCTTATTGACCACTACCGAAAAATGGTTAGATGGATTGATTAAGCCTGAAGAAGGCGCAAGCAAAGAAGATATTCGCAAAGCGCTTCAATTAGCAGTTTTAAAAGGCATGAAAGAACATATTCAACCGCATCACCAAATGACACCTGACGCTCTTGGGTTGTTAGTTGGATATTTGGTTGAGTTGTTTGTCAAAAAAGAACAAGCAGTTATTTTAGATCCGGCTGTCGGGACAGGTAATTTGCTATTAACCGTGATGAATTACTTGGATGGACGGATGACCGGAGCGGGCGTAGAGCTTGATGACCTTCTTGTTCGTCTCGCATCAAACGCTGGAAATTTAGTAGAACAGCCTATTACTTTTTACTTGCAAGATGCATTGCAACCTTTATT carries:
- the tpx gene encoding thiol peroxidase codes for the protein MAQITFKNNPVTLPNTEVKVGDQAPEFTVLSNGLEPVTLKDTSGKVRLVSVVPSLDTGVCSDQTKRFSEEATSLGDNVEVLTISADLPFAQKRWTDINKVDAITTLSDHRDLSFGEAYGLTMQELRLLARSVFVLDENDKVTYAEYVSEGTDHPDYEKALNAVKELTK
- the rarD gene encoding EamA family transporter RarD yields the protein MIDSKKGVLVIILTYTLWGFMPIFWKQLADVPADEVLAARIIWSFILTLGFIVLINGGRQLWLDLKSLWASKKKFFLLMLASFLISANWFFYVYAVSHDRIVETSLGYYINPLISMLLGAIFLKEKLSPAIKVAFLLAATGVLILTFSFGSLPWLALGMAFSFAFYGLIKKTIRLDALRGLAIETLFVFPFAIAYYIYLFSIDRVSFLQLGLPTDSLLLASGLITAFPLLLFAIGAPLIPMYMIGFLQYIAPSLMLLIGVFIYGEAFDVVKIISFSLIWSALILFTSSKFLEARGIRRANRKVSV
- the sppA gene encoding signal peptide peptidase SppA, which translates into the protein MNTKRWIALVVAAAVLGISLVINSAFAFLQGGFSESVDELMGSTQTSLSETVMEDGDFNNRVAVLNVDGVIQDTGDAASFFGTTGYNHSFFMEQLENIKEDTSVKAVVLAVNSPGGGVVESAEIYDKITEIQEETGKPFYVSMGAIAASGGYYIAAPAEKIFVNEETLTGSIGVIMQSVNYGELAERYGVDFVTIKSGPYKDIMSPTRDMTEDERALLQEMLDDSYESFVDVIEEGRSMTEEEVKAVADGRIMNGRQAVEVNLADDFGFEEDVIEQIKTDFDLGNAEVFQYGNDQGWGSLLSMKVNSFFGNDLETQMISKLLTEYSSPRMMYLYGDK
- a CDS encoding class I SAM-dependent methyltransferase — its product is MNSAMEKTFNFIDNHTTEIQKEQDNAYLESLLTTTEKWLDGLIKPEEGASKEDIRKALQLAVLKGMKEHIQPHHQMTPDALGLLVGYLVELFVKKEQAVILDPAVGTGNLLLTVMNYLDGRMTGAGVELDDLLVRLASNAGNLVEQPITFYLQDALQPLLIDPVDVVVSDLPVGYYPDDETAATYELKADEGMSYAHHLFIEQSLKHTADGGYLFFIVPKALFESEHASQLHSFLKKHAHIQSVMELPESLFKNSAHAKGILVLQKKQEGIKAPKEVLLARVPNMSKPESMSKFFSQVTSWFKENKE
- the mbcS gene encoding acyl-CoA synthetase MbcS; amino-acid sequence: MKRQDLLAPEFYNLVEEIERYATGEDKLAILWENDKGEKYQLTYDELMKRANRAANSFEKAGLVKGDVVLVMVPRLIEAYVAYLGALKAGLAVIPSSEMLRAKDIAYRLNHSDAKAVIAYEPFMDQFEGVKEMDNVVKFVIGNSDQSWISLLDEMAIAAEVYKAAPTKKDDMAFLSYTSGTTGNPKGAVHSHGWAYAHLRTSAEHWLGAKEGDVVWATASPGWQKWIWSPFLATLGSGATGFVYNGKFDPAVYLDLLETRKINVLCCTPTEYRLMAKQKDLAKYDLSALHSAVSAGEPLNAEVINVFKEHFSLEVRDGYGQTENTLLVGVMKGMESRLGSMGKPTPGNRVEIIDDSGKPCTVGEVGDIAVHVETPALFKEYFKDPERTSMQFRGDYYVTGDKASKDEDGYFWFEGRGDDIIISSGYTIGPFEVEDALVKHPAVQECAVIGAPDEVRGTIVKAFVVLVEDQVASDDLIKDLQNHVKKLTAPYKYPRAIDFRTELPKTASGKIRRVELRQQESVKN
- a CDS encoding RDD family protein translates to MTDHETEKSAEMQGAKEFSKTPSYQEVLFYERKPAGFWVRFWAYLIDLLVVAALTSILVKPVFALSGLETTNMPWYGPFAVVSAVIFYGYFVLMTKFFGQTVGKMIMGIRVVSLKSDNLSIMTLLFREWIGRFISVTILPLYWIVGFTPLKQGVHDYIADTTVVHEESFRKNKMLKKNQTEGSELQETRAF